From Scleropages formosus chromosome 9, fSclFor1.1, whole genome shotgun sequence, one genomic window encodes:
- the adamts10 gene encoding A disintegrin and metalloproteinase with thrombospondin motifs 10 isoform X3: MENNFAFLSGLSHYEIAIPVRVGPQGEALGLEDQTERLWHQRHRRSSDGPFEPTQLYYQLSTTRSSFLLNLTLHSGLLSEHFRVEYWKRGRPAWSHVYSPHCHYVGHLQNQQSSTKVALSNCNGLQGVIMSADEEFFIEPLSPADNLTSVEEQEGRPHVVYKRSSLRHQYMDQSCGVIDDKPIKGLGWWQHPLKPSPNQMGRAQLPLKRSVNRERYVETLVVADKMMVGYHGRRDIEQYILAVMNIVAKLFQDSSLGNAVNIVVTRLILLTEDQPALEINHHAGKSLDSFCKWQKSIQNRNSHGNAIPDNGIAHHDTAVLITRYDICIYKNKPCGTLGLAPVGGMCEPERSCSINEDIGLATAFTIAHEIGHTFGMNHDGVGNTCGSRSQETAKLMAAHITMKTNPFVWSACSRDYITNFLDSGMGSCLNNVPPKQEFVYPTTAPGQAYDADEQCRFQYGVKSRQCKYGEVCSELWCMSKSNRCITSSIPAAEGTICQTNTIEKGWCYKRVCVAFGTRPEGVDGSWGLWSPWEECSRTCGGGVSSSVRHCDSPRPTIGGKYCLGERKRFRSCNIDECPPGSQDFREIQCSDFDNVPFRGKFYTWKPYRGGGVKSCSLNCLAEGYNFYTERSPAVVDGTPCRDNSLDVCVNGECKHVGCDRILGSDAREDRCRICGGDGSSCEVIEGVFNESLPEGGYEEVVRIPKGSVFIHIQELNVSLNYLVLKGKGDQYFINGKLTIDTPRRFDIAGTTFYYRRPADEPETLEALGPTNISLVVMVLVREPNPGIRYRFNPPVNRDALSGYAWHYTSWSRCSALCAGGVQTQQVVCKKQADHSVVYNHFCDKKSKPKEKKRACNLEPCAPVWWLGEWSECTRSCNGGLRTREVLCKRKISPMEEKVQDDITCAPPRPPVTEPCNNHTCPPEWLALDWSECTPSCGPGYRHRVVLCKRGENGDVLPELHCPKHSRPTTRVRCNLQRCPPPQWVTGPWGECSAQCGLGQEVRLVQCLTHTGQPSNECPESQRPVAMQQCERKCDLGPTDNPEECKDVNTVAYCPLVLRFKFCNRPYFRQMCCKTCQGH; encoded by the exons TTGCATTCCTGTCTGGCCTGAGCCACTATGAGATCGCTATCCCAGTCCGTGTAGGGCCACAAGGCGAGGCCCTCGGTCTGGAGGACCAGACCGAAAGGTTGTGGCATCAGCGCCATCGGCGCAGCTCAGATGGGCCATTTGAACCCACCCAGCTCtattaccagctgtccaccaCACGCTCCAGCTTCCTGCTCAACCTGACACTGCATAGTGGCTTGCTCTCTGAGCACTTCCGGGTTGAGTACTGGAAGAGGGGTCGGCCAGCCTGGAGCCACGTCTACTCTCCCCACTGCCACTATGTGGGGCACCTGCAGAACCAACAGAGCTCCACCAAGGTGGCCCTGAGCAACTGCAATGGCCTG CAGGGGGTGATCATGTCTGCTGATGAGGAGTTCTTTATTGAGCCACTGAGCCCAGCTGACAACCTGACCAGTGTGGAAGAGCAGGAGGGTCGTCCCCACGTGGTCTACAAGAGGTCCTCTCTTCGTCACCAATATATGGACCAGTCCTGTGGAGTTATAG ATGACAAGCCAATCAAAGGTTTGGGGTGGTGGCAGCACCCATTGAAGCCCTCACCCAACCAGATGGGCCGTGCGCAGCTGCCACTCAAGCGCTCAGTGAATCGTGAACGCTACGTGGAAACATTGGTTGTGGCCGACAAGATGATGGTGGGCTACCATGGCAGGCGTGACATTGAGCAGTACATCCTTGCTGTCATGAATATT GTTGCCAAACTGTTCCAGGACTCTAGTCTGGGGAATGCAGTGAACATTGTGGTGACCCGTCTAATTCTGCTAACTGAGGACCAG CCCGCTCTAGAGATAAACCATCATGCAGGCAAGTCTTTGGACAGTTTCTGCAAGTGGCAAAAGTCTATACAGAACCGCAACAGCCATGGCAATGCCATACCTGACAATGGCATCGCACACCATGACACAGCTGTGCTCATCACAAG GTATGACATCTGTATCTACAAGAACAAGCCATGCGGAACCCTAG GTCTGGCTCCTGTTGGAGGCATGTGTGAACCTGAAAGAAGTTGCAGCATCAATGAGGACATTGGCCTGGCCACTGCATTCACCATTGCTCATGAGATTGGGCACAC GTTTGGCATGAACCATGATGGTGTGGGCAATACCTGTGGCTCCCGTAGCCAGGAGACGGCTAAACTGATGGCAGCTCATATCACCATGAAGACCAACCCCTTTGTGTGGTCTGCCTGCAGCCGTGACTACATTACCAACTTCCTTGA TTCAGGCATGGGCTCCTGCCTCAACAATGTGCCCCCAAAGCAGGAGTTTGTCTACCCTACCACAGCTCCTGGCCAGGCCTACGATGCTGATGAACAATGCCGCTTCCAGTATGGCGTGAAGTCCCGCCAGTGTAAATACGGG GAAGTCTGTAGTGAGCTGTGGTGCATGAGCAAGAGCAACCGCTGCATCACCAGCAGCATCCCAGCTGCAGAAGGGACTATCTGCCAGACCAATACCATAGAGAAAGGG TGGTGCTACAAACGGGTGTGTGTGGCCTTTGGGACACGACCAGAGGGTGTGGATGGCAGCTGGGGCCTCTGGTCACCATGGGAGGAGTGCAGTCGCACTTGTGGTGGAGGTGTTTCCTCTTCAGTACGGCACTGTGACAGCCCAAG GCCAACAATTGGTGGAAAGTATTGTCTGGGAGAGAGGAAACGGTTCCGATCCTGCAATATCGAT GAGTGTCCACCCGGCTCTCAGGACTTTCGTGAAATCCAGTGCTCTGACTTTGACAACGTGCCTTTTCGTGGCAAGTTCTATACCTGGAAGCCTTACCGTGGAG gAGGTGTAAAGTCCTGTTCCCTTAATTGCCTTGCCGAAGGATACAACTTCTACACAGAGCGTTCCCCGGCCGTGGTGGATGGCACACCCTGCCGAGACAACTCCCTAGATGTCTGCGTCAACGGGGAGTGCAAG CACGTGGGCTGTGACCGGATCCTGGGCTCCGATGCACGGGAGGACCGCTGCCGCATCTGCGGGGGTGATGGCAGCAGCTGCGAGGTCATCGAAGGAGTCTTCAACGAGTCGCTGCCTGAAGGAG GTTACGAAGAGGTGGTCCGAATCCCAAAGGGGTCAGTGTTCATTCACATTCAGGAGCTCAATGTGTCCCTCAACTATTTAG TACTGAAGGGCAAAGGGGACCAGTACTTCATTAATGGCAAGCTGACCATTGACACCCCGCGAAGGTTTGATATTGCTGGGACCACCTTTTATTACCGCCGCCCCGCAGATGAGCCTGAGACCCTGGAGGCTCTTGGGCCCACCAACATATCGCTTGTTGTCATG GTGCTGGTGAGGGAGCCGAACCCGGGAATCCGCTACCGATTCAACCCACCTGTGAACCGAGATGCACTGAGCGGCTATGCCTGGCACTATACCTCCTGGTCACGCTGTTCTGCCCTGTGTGCTGGAG GGGTCCAGACTCAGCAGGTGGTGTGTAAAAAGCAGGCTGATCATTCAGTGGTTTACAACCACTTCTGTGATAAGAAGAGCAAGCccaaggagaagaagagggcCTGCAACTTGGAGCCATGTGCTCCAGT CTGGTGGTTGGGTGAGTGGTCGGAGTGTACTCGCAGCTGTAATGGGGGGCTCCGCACACGGGAGGTGCTCTGCAAGCGCAAGATCTCACCTATGGAGGAGAAGGTCCAGGATGATATTACATGTGCCCCTCCACGACCCCCTGTCACAGAGCCCTGTAACAACCACACATGCCCCCCTGAATGGTTGGCTCTGGATTGGTCAGAG TGCACTCCCAGCTGCGGCCCAGGCTACAGACATCGTGTTGTCCTGTGCAAGAGAGGGGAGAATGGGGATGTCCTGCCCGAGTTGCACTGCCCCAAGCACAGCCGGCCCACCACCCGGGTGCGGTGTAACCTCCAGCGCTGCCCACCCCCACAGTGGGTGACTGGGCCCTGGGGAGAG TGCTCAGCCCAGTGTGGCCTGGGTCAAGAGGTACGCTTGGTGCAGTGCCTCACGCACACCGGGCAACCATCCAACGAGTGTCCAGAGAGCCAGCGGCCAGTGGCCATGCAGCAGTGTGAGCGCAAGTGTGACCTCGGCCCCACAGACAACCCTGAAG AATGCAAAGATGTGAACACAGTGGCGTACTGCCCCCTGGTGCTCAGGTTTAAGTTCTGCAACCGACCGTACTTCAGACAGATGTGCTGTAAGACCTGCCAAGGACATTGA